In the Sandaracinus amylolyticus genome, TGCCGCGCGAGCGGAGAGACGTAGTCGACCGTCTCCTCCGCGTCTCCGATGCGATATTCGTAGAACGCATTGGTCCCGATGTCGGCGACGAGCTCGACCCACCCTGGCGCCACGTCGCCCGGCTCCAGATGTGCGAGCGCCATCTCCGTCGCTCTCGCTCAGGGCTTCGCGGGGCCGCCGCCCTGTCCGCCCGGGGCGGGAGGCTTGAGCGCCGCGACGCCGCCGTCGGCGTACATGTTCGCGAAGTTGTCGAGCTTGAAGTAATCGGTCTTGAACGCGATCTTCACCTTGCCCATCAACTTCGCCGACAGATCATCCGTCGCCGTCTTCTCCGACGTGTTGATCTGGATGTTCGTGTTCTGGACTCCCACGTTCGCGTCGAAGCCGAGGAAGCTGTACGACGCGTTCGCAGTGACGGTGTTGATGTTCTGATCGTTGTGCGTCTTCTTGCTGTTCCGGTTCGCGGTGATCTTGAACTCGACGCCCGCCTCGATCTCGCCCTTCTCGACGACGAGGCGCGTCACACCCATCAAGAGCACCTCACGGAGCGCGGCGCGATGCTCTTTGGCCATCGCGATCTTCGCGTCCATGATCCTCGCCTTCACCTCGTTGTCCTCGAGGTCGACCTTCTCGCCCTGCGGGTTCGTCAGCGAGAGCTTTCCGCCCGGCTCCATCTGCAGGTTGAACTGATTGCCCTTCGTCTCGGCGAGATAGGCGAACGCCTCGTCGTCGCCGACCTTCTTCACGAAGTCGGCGGTGCTCTTCGTCGCCTCGCGCATCAGACGGATGAAGTCGTCCGTCTGGCTCTTCATCACGCGCAGGTTCGCGTCGAACACCGCCTTGAGCAGATCGGCGACGAACTTCGGGAAATCGACGCTGTCGACGAGCTCGTTGAACGCCGCGGTGCTGCCCTGGAATCCGGGGTCGTAACCACCGAATCCCATCTCCGCGCCAGGGCCCTTGTCGGCGAACGCGACCGAGAGGCCCTGTTCACGCGCGAGCTTGTCGGCGTTCTGTTGGACGACGTGGAGGTAGATATCGCGCTGCTCGTCGACCGACATCGCGGCGAACGACGTGCTCCTCGCGAGCTGCGCGCGCGCCATCTGACGCGCGCGTTGTTGGATCTCCTGCGGAATGTCCATCTCGGTTCTCACCGTCGTTGAGGTCCGGAGGAGCGATCAGAAGTTCCAGCCGTCGGGCGCGCGCGGAGCGGGCGCGGCACTGGGCTGCTGGGGCATGCCGGGGATCGCGCCGGGCATTCCGGGGAACGCCGGCATTCCCGGGATTCCGCCGATGCCGGGGAACATCCCCGCGGGAGGGGCGTCGCGCGGCATCTCCTCGGGCGCGAGCTGACTCTCCGCGACGATGTAGCCCTCCGCGGCAGACACGAGATCCATGAACGACTGCTCGTCGGTGAACGCCCCCTTGGCGATCGTCGACAGGATCTGATGTCCGATGCGCCCCTTGTTGCGCAGCGGGCTCAGGTCGTGCGCGCCACGAATGCGCTCGATCACCTTGAGGAACGAGCGCGATCCCGGGCCTGCGAACTGGCTCGTGATGTCCTCGCTGCTCAGCAGGCGGCGGATCACGAAATCCATCTCTCGATACATCACCGGCGCCGCGACCTTCGTCATGCCGACGCAGTGCGCGGAGAGGTTGTACTGGAGGTCCTCGATCGCCTGGAGCACGCGCTGCTTCGACACGAGGCCGGTCGCGTTCGGGCTCTCCTCGACCTTCGAGATGTAGCGCGCGACCTCGGTCATCAGCACCGCCCAGAGCCGCGCGAACTCGCGATTGACGCGCATGCCGTCGGTGACCTGCGCATTCCCGACGCCGAAGAGCTGGCGATAGAACATCTCGCGCTCGGCGCGCGGGACCCGCCGCGCGATGCGCCCCGTCTTGAGATCGCGGAACTGCCCGTCGAGCACGTAGAGCGCGAGATCCTCGGCGAGATCCTGACGGCGGATCTGGAGCTGGAGATCCATCGAGGTCTGTGCGGCGAGGCGGTCGATCACCTCGAACACGCCGAGCTCGTCGCCCCACACCATCACGAAGAACAGCTGCGCCGCCGCTTCGACGCTGGTGCGATCGAACTCGAGCGAGGTCGAGTCCTCCTGGTAGTAGTCGACCGAGTAGTCGTCGTTGACGAGCGGTCGCTCGATCTGCGTCGTCGCGACGATCGGCGATCGATTCCGCAGCGCGTCGAGGACGATCGTGTGGACGTACGCGCGGTTATCGAGCGTCTCGGGCGGCAGCTGACGAAGGAGCTGCAGGATCGCGCTGCGGTCGGGGTCCGCGATCGGCTCGTCGCTGATGTTCTTCTCGACGTGCGAGAGCGCGCGCTCGGCCGCGTCGCTGAACACGTGCCGGCCCACCAGGCGCTCGAACGCCGCATCGAGCGAGTCGCGCGCGAGCGACACCGGCGTCTCGCGGAGGCTCGTGAGGATTCGATTGCGGTCGCCCGATCCGATGTGGAGCTGGGTCTCGATCCGATGCAGATCGAGCGCGCGCTCGACGACGTAGTCGTAGACCGGCTTCCAGCCATCGCCCGAGCGGCGCGTGAGGAAGCTGAGCACGCCGTCCGCGCTGCGGACGTTCTTCGCGTACCAGGCGTAGGCGAAGAGGTACTCGAGCACTTCGGGGATCGAGAGGATCTGCCGAGCGGTGTAGTCGAGACTGGTCGACGCGTGCTCGATTCCCTGCTGGACCTGGACGAAGTCCGACGTGTGATCGAGCCGATCGAGGAGCAGCCCGATCGAGAGCGCGTGTCCGTTGCTCGGCGGCGGCAGCTCCTTGCCGTTCTTCACGAAGAACCGGCCGGGCCGCGACGGCTCCTTCGAGTCGGGCTCCCAGAGGTCGCTCTCGACGATGCGCTCGAGCAGGTGCCTGTCGCGGGCGCGCTCGCGCTCGGTCTCGGGATCGGTGTCGGGCGCTCGCGCGACGGTCATCGTCGCCGCCTCGTGCCCGGCGATCTCGGCGAATCCCTGCTTCAGGCGGTCCTGCAGCGCCTTCAGCGCCCGCGCGGCGTGGGGGTGCGGCGGAGCCGAAGTGCCGCGCTGGGCGAGCACCGGGCGACCGAGTCTCATGACGGGCGTGAGTTGAGGAAAGAGGGTGGTCATCGATCCCGGTTCCTTGTTCGAGAGATCCGCTCGGCTCGGCTGGCGCTCAGGGCAGAGAGAACGTCGAGGGCGTCCGCGCTGCGCGCGCGCTCCGCCCGCCGCGCAGTCGATGCACGAGCAATCGACACGCATCGACGAGGTTCAGGCACCCGTATCCGGTGCGCTCGGTGCGGAGCCGCGTGTCGGGTCGATCACACGTCTCCGCGAGGATTTCCTTCACGTCGCGATCCGACAGACGCGCTCCGCGATCACGCGCGATCGACTTGAGGAGCGCGACCGCGCCCGCCACGAACGGCGACGCCTGCGACGTCCCCGTGGCGTGCGCATAGCGACCCTGCGCGTATGCGCTGAGCACGTCCGTGCCCGGCGCGAGCATCCACACCGGCGCGCCGAACGACGTGAACGACGCGACCTTTCCGCTCCGATCGGTCGCGCCCACGGCGATCACGCCGGGGAGCGACCCCGGATAATACTTCTCGTCCGTGCCGTCGTTCCCACTCGCTGCGACGACGGTGACGCCTTTCGCGATCGCATATCGGATCACCTCTTCGTGAGGCAGTCCGCCGCCGGAGCGCTTGATTCCCGCGCTCACGTTGATCACGTCGGCGCCGTGGTCGACTGCCCACTTGATTCCCGCGTTGATGTTGTCGGGAATCCCCGCGCCCACGACGCGATCACCGTCCTTCAGCGCGGCGAGCACCCGGACCGCGAGCAGGCTGCAATTCGGCGCGACGCCGATCGGCATCTGGCGCCCGGCGCCGACCGCGATGCCCGCGACGTGCGATCCGTGGCCCACCTCGTCCTCGGGCGCGGGATCCGCGTCGACGAAATCACCGATGAACGCGCGCGTGTCGAGCCCGCGCAGATCGACGAAGTCCGCGCCCGCGACGATGCGCTCCCGCAGCTCCGGGTGCGCGAGCGACACACCGGTGTCGAGCACCGCGACACGCACGTCGGGGTTGCCGCGGCCGAACAGATGCGCTTGCCGCGTGTGGATCAAATCGCGCGAATTGTCGGTCAGCACCGACGCCTCGGTCGCGCGTGATGGGGTCGGCAGCGCGGACTCTCCGACGTCGATCGCGCGCACGTACTCGAAGTCCGTGATCAGCCGCGCACGCTCGGCGAGCCCGGCGGGAATCCCGCGCTCGACACGAAGGATGATCCGATAGAGGCGGTCGAGCCCCGCGGCGATCTCCTCGCGCGACCACTCGCGCTCACCGCCGGCGGGTGCGTGCTCCTGGGTCACCCAGAACGGCACGCCGAACGAGCTCGCCAGTCGGTCGAATTCGGCGTGGAACGCCGTCGCGACCGCGCTCTTGTCTTCGATGAAGTCTTTCCAGAACGGGAAAGAACGAAAGCGCACGCGCTCTCGTGTCTTCACGATGAGATGCGGCCTCACGACAGCCCCCTTTGCCGTGTGCGCCGGATGTTAGGAATTCGCGAGCGCGCTTGTAAATCGAGCGCGCGTGTTCAGTCGCGGAATCGGGAGTTTTCGTGCACCGCAAACGGAGCGCAGCGCGAGAGACTGGAATGTTCGTATTCGCAGTCCAGAAGCGCGTCACTCCGTGGGGACTGACACTCAGAGCCGAGGGTCGACCGGCTCGCTCTCGAGCGCGAGCAGCGCGAGCACGCACTCGTGCACTCGGCGCAGCGGCTCGCGCCGCACGAAGCGCTCGAGCGCCTCGATCCCCAGCGCGAGCTCCTTGTGCGCCAAGCCCCGCTTCCGACCGAGCCCGCGCTGGCGCAGCCGATCGATCTGCAGCGGATACTCCGGCCCGTAGATGATCCGCAGGTACTCGGGCCCGCGGCACTTGATCGCAGGCTGCAGCCAGCCCTTCGGGCCGCGCACCAGATAGTCGAGCGGCTTGACCACCATGCCCTCGCCGCCCGCGCTCGTCAGCGACTCCCACCACTGCGTCGCTTCCGCGCACGAGCGCTCGTCGGCGAGCTCGACCACACGATGGCGCGTCGCGACGAAGAGCGGATCACCGGTCTCGGCGAGCCTCGCGAGCGTCCCCATGTGCCAGAGGTGATCGCGATCGACGTGCACCCGGCCCTCGCTCGCGAGCAGATGGAACGGCGCGAGCCGCAGATCGTCGATCGACGCGACGGGCCAGCAATAGCGCCGGTACGAGGCGACGTACTTCTCGAGGTGCCCACGCCGCGACGTCGTCCGCTCCGCGAGCGCGCCGAGTTGTCCCTGGGCTGCAGCGTCGAGCCCCCGCGCCATCGCGCGCTCGAGCATCGCGTCCGCATCGGCGAGCGACGCGCGGCCCACCGAGCCCACCAGCGCGTACTGCTCGCGCAGGAGCTGCTGCGCCTTCGCCGACCACGGCATCAGCTCCGCGTCGAGCACGATCCAGTCGCTCGCGAGCTCGTCCCACACCCCGCTCGTCGCGAGCGCCGCATCGACACGATCGATCAGCGCCGCCTCGAGCGCGCGATCGCTCCCGAAGAAGCGCCGCCCCGTCCGGGTGAGGCACACCCCGCGCTCGTCGCCGCTCACGCCGAAGCGCGCCCGCGCCGCACGCGCGTCGCGCGCCAGCACGAGCACGATGCGCGAGCCCATGTGCTTCTCTTCGCAGATCGCGCGCGCGACCCCGTTCTCGCGGTAGTAAGCGAGCGCTTCCTCGGGGTGCTCGAGCAGCGCCTCGCGCGACGACGTCGCCGAGGGCGACATCGTCGGCGGCAGGTGCACGAGCCAGCGCGGATCCGCGGCGAAGCGGCTCACCACCTCGAGCGCCGCACGCGCATGCGCCTCGGGCACGATCACCGTCGCGGCGAGCCGCGTGTCGACCCGCAGGCGCGACAGGAAGTCCGACACGTCGAGCAGATCGTCCGCTTCGTGCTGTGCGCTGCGCGACTCGCTCGCCTTCACCAGCGGCTTGATCGACTCGGCGTACGCGCGCTGCGCGGGCACCGACACCAGCTCGCGCTCCGGCCACCGCAGCGCGGTCAGCGCGCCGCCGAACACGCACCCGGTGTCGATGCAGATCGTCTGGTTCACCCACTCCGCGCTCGGCACCGGCGTGTGCCCGTACACCACCGTCGCGCGACCGCGGTACTCCGCCGCCCAGTCGGCGCGCACCGGCAGCCCGTACACATCGATCTCACCGGTCGTCTCGCCATAGAGCGCGAACTCGCGCACCCGCCCCGACGCGCGACCTTGATAGGCCTCCTTCATCCCGGCGTGCGCGACCACCAGCTTCCCGCCGTCGAGCACGAGGTGCGACACCAGATCGTCGACGAACGTCGCGATGCGATCACGCAGCTCGGGCTCGCGGACCTCGAGCTGCTGCATCGTCTCGGCGAGCCCGTGCGTGAGCTTCACGTCCTTGCCGCGCAGCTTGCGCAGGAGGCGCGCCTCGTGGTTGCCGGGCACGCAGAGCGCGACGCCGGCCTCGACCATGCGCATCGCGATCTCGATGCACCCCGGCGAGTCGGGCCCGCGATCGACGAGGTCCCCGAGGAACACCGCCTTGCGCCCCTGCGGATGCACGAACGCCGCGCGCTCGTCGCGCTGCCATCCGAGCGTCGCGAGCAGTCCCTCGAGCTCCTCGCGGCACCCGTGCACGTCGCCGATCACGTCGAAGGGCCCGCGCTCGTCGCGCCGATCGCTCCACAGCGGCTGTCGCACCACGATCGCGTCGTCGATCGCCGCGCCCTCGAGCACGTGCACCTGACGCACGCCCTCGCGCTGCAGCGAGCGCAGCGAGCTCCGCAGATCGCGCACCTGCCGGCGGATCGCGCCCTCGGGCAGCCGCCTGTCGGTGCGCACCGCGTTGCGCTCGAGACAGACCTCCTGCGGCACGTCGAGCACGATCGCGATCGGCAGCACGTCCCTCGAGCGCGCCAGCGCGATCAGATCGC is a window encoding:
- a CDS encoding S8 family peptidase, with translation MRFRSFPFWKDFIEDKSAVATAFHAEFDRLASSFGVPFWVTQEHAPAGGEREWSREEIAAGLDRLYRIILRVERGIPAGLAERARLITDFEYVRAIDVGESALPTPSRATEASVLTDNSRDLIHTRQAHLFGRGNPDVRVAVLDTGVSLAHPELRERIVAGADFVDLRGLDTRAFIGDFVDADPAPEDEVGHGSHVAGIAVGAGRQMPIGVAPNCSLLAVRVLAALKDGDRVVGAGIPDNINAGIKWAVDHGADVINVSAGIKRSGGGLPHEEVIRYAIAKGVTVVAASGNDGTDEKYYPGSLPGVIAVGATDRSGKVASFTSFGAPVWMLAPGTDVLSAYAQGRYAHATGTSQASPFVAGAVALLKSIARDRGARLSDRDVKEILAETCDRPDTRLRTERTGYGCLNLVDACRLLVHRLRGGRSARAARTPSTFSLP
- a CDS encoding polynucleotide kinase-phosphatase; translated protein: MTRRIEIPELSLVLLVGASSSGKSTFARRHFLESEVLSSDRFRAWIADDENDQSATPDAFDALRYIADKRLARGRIVVIDATNVQPEARRDLIALARSRDVLPIAIVLDVPQEVCLERNAVRTDRRLPEGAIRRQVRDLRSSLRSLQREGVRQVHVLEGAAIDDAIVVRQPLWSDRRDERGPFDVIGDVHGCREELEGLLATLGWQRDERAAFVHPQGRKAVFLGDLVDRGPDSPGCIEIAMRMVEAGVALCVPGNHEARLLRKLRGKDVKLTHGLAETMQQLEVREPELRDRIATFVDDLVSHLVLDGGKLVVAHAGMKEAYQGRASGRVREFALYGETTGEIDVYGLPVRADWAAEYRGRATVVYGHTPVPSAEWVNQTICIDTGCVFGGALTALRWPERELVSVPAQRAYAESIKPLVKASESRSAQHEADDLLDVSDFLSRLRVDTRLAATVIVPEAHARAALEVVSRFAADPRWLVHLPPTMSPSATSSREALLEHPEEALAYYRENGVARAICEEKHMGSRIVLVLARDARAARARFGVSGDERGVCLTRTGRRFFGSDRALEAALIDRVDAALATSGVWDELASDWIVLDAELMPWSAKAQQLLREQYALVGSVGRASLADADAMLERAMARGLDAAAQGQLGALAERTTSRRGHLEKYVASYRRYCWPVASIDDLRLAPFHLLASEGRVHVDRDHLWHMGTLARLAETGDPLFVATRHRVVELADERSCAEATQWWESLTSAGGEGMVVKPLDYLVRGPKGWLQPAIKCRGPEYLRIIYGPEYPLQIDRLRQRGLGRKRGLAHKELALGIEALERFVRREPLRRVHECVLALLALESEPVDPRL